A single Amia ocellicauda isolate fAmiCal2 chromosome 9, fAmiCal2.hap1, whole genome shotgun sequence DNA region contains:
- the LOC136759378 gene encoding transmembrane emp24 domain-containing protein 4: protein MAVLCRMRPLSQVLGCFLLATCLSLTRALYFHIGETEKKCFIEEIPDETMVIGKYRTQLWDKQSASFLPSTPGLGMHVEVKDPDTKIVLSRQYGSEGRFTFTSHTPGEHQICLHSNSTKMLLFAGGKLRVHLDIQVGEHTNNYPEIAAKDKLTELQLRVRQLLDQVEQIQKEQNYQRYREERFRMTSESTNQRVLWWSIAQTVILIITGIWQMKHLKSFFEAKKLV from the exons ATGGCTGTGCTGTGCAGGATGCGTCCTCTCTCGCAGGTGCTCGGCTGTTTCTTGCTCGCCACTTGTCTCAGCCTCACCCGAGCGCTGTACTTCCACATAGGCGAGACGGAGAAGAAATGCTTCATCGAGGAGATCCCCGATGAGACGATGGTTATCG GGAAATACCGCACACAGCTGTGGGACAAACAGAGTGCCTCCTTCCTGCCCTCCACTCCAGGTCTGGGGATGCACGTGGAGGTCAAGGATCCCGACACCAAG ATTGTGCTCTCGCGCCAGTACGGCTCCGAAGGCCGCTTCACCTTCACCTCCCACACCCCCGGAGAGCACCAGATCTGCTTGCACTCCAACTCGACCAAGATGTTGCTCTTCGCAGGCGGGAAGCTG AGAGTCCACCTGGATATCCAGGTCGGGGAACACACCAACAACTACCCCGAGATCGCCGCCAAGGACAAGCTGACCGAGCTGCAGCTGAGAGTCCGGCAGCTGCTGGACCAGGTGGAGCAGATCCAGAAGGAGCAGAACTACCAGCGG TACCGCGAGGAGCGCTTCAGGATGACCAGTGAGAGCACTAACCAGCGCGTGCTGTGGTGGTCCATCGCCCAGACCGTCATCCTCATCATCACCGGCATCTGGCAGATGAAGCACCTGAAGAGTTTCTTCGAGGCCAAAAAACTGGTGTAA